The segment AGTCACACGTTTCTTTGAGATAAATCCCAGTAAATTCAAAATctattattacaaattaaacagcgaGATACTCCTTACCTGTCTGTACCACACCGACTGCTCCATGCTTGGCCTGGCCGACTCGACTCCTGGTTTATTGGCGTCGTCTTTGCCGTGATGGCCACCTTCGCTGAGCTTCACCTTTAAGCCTTCAGCCTGTTGGGGCTGGAGCTTAGCCTCCTCCCCTTTGGGGATGATGACAGACTTGACTGGCTCAGAAGACGAGTCCCTCTGCTTGCTGGGCACCTGTGGCTTTCCCAGGTCAGACAGACTGGGGGCTTTTGTGAGTCCCGGGGGAACAGGACCCTTTTGTTTCCATTCATCCTTCATAGAGGCTTCCCTTTCTTTTATGCCAGCCTCGGTTTTGGCTGCTCTGTGCTGCTCTGCCATCACTCTCTGCCTCTCTTCATACTGCTGCCTATAGGCTGGATTAGTGTTCATGAGATGGTTGTGATACATCTGGTCGTGGTAACCATAAGGGGGAACGTAGTATTGACTGTAGTAAATAGGCTGCATATACATGTTGGGTCGTTGCTGGATGACCGAggcttgttgttgttgctgctgctgctgctgctgctgttgttgttgcggCTGGCTGGGGGCAGCATCTGGTTTACGTTCCTCTTGGAACTCCGGCTTTGCCTTGTCTTCACTTAAATCTTgctcttcctctttctttacCTTTATGGTTTGGGCATCTGGCAGTGTCCCACCAGTACTAGCACCACCAGGACTAGGGTGAGTGTAGTTCGGAGAGTAGTAATTGTCATAGTTAGCATAATAAGGTGACTCTTTATTGGCTGCCTGAGATGGAAAGAGGGCCTTTTTGGCTCCTTCCCTCACAGACTGATCTTCTACCTTAGTCTTTAAACCCTCTACTTTTCCCTCACCATCTTCACCAGCATCAGAGATATCAGAGTATGCAGGACTGTTCGTCTTCACCGAAGAGCTATCAGCCCCATTCTGAGTAACAACATGAAGAGGAGTGAGAGGCTGCCCACTACTGTCCATACGACTAGCCACACCAATCGATGGACTGGGAGCGTTGTCTGTAAAGCTGTAGATCTTGTCTGCCTCAGCCTTAATGCTCGCTAAGCGACTCTGGTGAAGATCGGAGGAACCATTGAGATGACCTTCACTTCTGCTGCCAGGATCAGAGGATTCAGAGTAAGGGCTCTTCCCTTCCTCTGCTTTTCCGCTTTTTCCTGAAGGTTTGGGGCTGTCTCCCTCTTTACCAGCctccttctttttcttgtcctttttctttttgtccttgGAGCTCCCTAGAACCTGGTTCATAGGGGACGAGTCTCCAGGCACACCCGGCTTTGGCTGAATACCTTTAAGCTGGGGGCTTTTGGGAATGCCTTGAATCATCGAACTCATTCCTGGGTGATGGTTGGGACTCCCAGAACTGAACGATGTTGGCTGTAGAGAGTACATTTGCTGAGAGGGCATGCCTGAGCCCATTGGCCTGGAGGATTTCATGTTCTTCTGGGCCAGCTTATCAGGCTTGGACTTTTTAGACTTCTTGTCCTCCATGCCATCATTACTGGCATCATCAGTGAGGGAAGGCCCATCCTCAAGGCCATCCATGGGAATGCCACAAGCCTCTGAATCAGCTTCTCCGTTCTTCTTCTTAGGCTTGGAGCCAAATTTCCCTGGTGAAGGAGATGAACTATGCGCATCAAAACCTCTTCCTTTTGGAGTGACTGAGCGTGCTGGTGAAAGAGACCCTTTCTGGGAAACTGAGGCCCCATTACAGCTAGCTGGCTCAGGGTGGAGAGAGGACTCGTCTCCATACTCACTGTCCCCATCCATGTCCAGCTTAATATTGATGTCGTTATGAGCATGGGCCTGATGATACTTCAGCCCATTGATGTGCTTGTATTTCTTGTTACAGTTGGGATAAGGGCAGTCTATAAGTACTGGTGAGGGGCAATTACGGTCCAAGGGAGGCGGAAGACACTCCGACTTAATGGTGGGGATCGAAAGTCCAGAGGTTACTACACTGTTGGAGTTAGTGCGCATACGCTTGTTGCCTTTTGTGTCCTCGGAACTAGAGTTGGGCTCCATGTCGGAAACCGGCTTGTTTTTCCGCTTGCTGGCCGACGAAGGGCTGGCTTTGACATCCTCTGTGTTGCTATTGGGTGGCGTCCTTCGCTCCGAGGAGTTCTGACTGACGCGTCGAGCCTTGCTATTAGAGCCGGCTCTGGTTTTGCTACTGTTGCTGCCCTTGTTGTCAGAGGAGTTGCTGTTTTCATTGACTGGGGTGTTGCTGTTGGGACGCATCCTCTTTCCTCGACCACGCCCAGGCCTAATCTCCAAGTCGCTTGTGGGGGATTCACAGAACCTAAGGATTAGTCGAAAAAAGGTGCGAGCTATAAAACATGTGCATAGCTAGGAAAACAATTGGTGTAATCACCAAAATTATTTTCCAACCAAGCATAGCAACAATTTTTTGACAATCaagatttttaaacaattaaacaaacaaacaaacaaacccgcTTTATAATTGCTTTAAGAATTTAACAGTTTCTTTAACAggtatttttttgttgtgtttatttagatATGCTTATTCTCTTAGAAGATACTAACACAGTTTAAGGCAAATGATCGATTTGCTCATTTTTGTTGCCGTGcatgttttatgtatttttacaaCTCGCAAAGCAAAGCTTgttcaaatgaataaatcatcATAAACGATTTTGATGTCAAGCAATTACTGAGTACACCATCAACACGATGTTAATGTGCCTCATCACTGAAGGGTGAAAACAGATTGGTGACATATTTGGATTTCTGTCTCTTGCTAGAGAGATTGTGTCTATTCTTATCCTTTGCAGCTTGTCTCCGAGCAGAGTGTCTGGTCTCCTCCCTGAGGCTTAAGATGAAGTGTGTGGGATACACCTGGCTTACTTGGGCTCCAGTGGAGGGAGGGACCCGTGTCTAAGGAGAGTTGACAGACAGGCACTGGTTGTGCTTTTCAGAGCTGATTGGGAGGGGTTAAGCAAAGCCGTGGATGAAATCAAGACTCCACCGCCATTCTCATCGCGGTCAGCTCGGATTAACCGGAGGTTGGATGGATAGACGGATTAAACGAACTGAATTAGtgttagaaaataaatgtacCTATTTAGAGCGTTCTGCGTATGTAATCAAACATCATGAGACCTGTATTAAAAGTGAAGAAGTTGCTGTACCTTTTGGATACACATTTTCCATTTGTATTCGAAACCTTAAGTACATACCTCGGCGGAGCCCAGTCGTGGCGCGTACAGTCCAGCAGCGTTCCAACATATGTTTTGTTCCGCCATGTCACGTTAACCACCAGCATCCCTGAAAAGATCGAGAAAAGATACTCAATTATAGTTGGAGAGTAATTCAAACGTCTTTGTCATTCCTAAGGAGACTCGATGCCGCAATTATACAGCAGGCTTCTTCCTTCGACCTTGTGACTCATTCATGAGCAGCCGCTCTACAGCTCGCCCATCTCAGCGTTTCGCGTACAGATGTGGCAGATGTGCTGTTCCCATTTAAACAGATCAAACAGAGGTTTCTGAGGGCTGTGCTCTCAAAGAGACCCTCTTATTTTTACGGCCTGCTTTATGATTACAGCGGGGTAAGAGCGGCAAGGTGGAGAGGGAGTAATTTCTTCAGGGGGTGAGAAAAAACTGCTTGATGGTGTCCTATGTCTGACTTTGCAGCAGTGCACAGCCCTGCTTCTGCTGCGGCGCCGGGTAGCACTGGGGTTATTGTGAGAAAAACAGCTGAGACGAATAAAAGAACAGGATCAAAGGGCTTGAATAGACAGGCTTGTCTGGGTGACACAACAGCGTTGCTATGATTGCACGCTTCCGTTTGAGCGGTAATAATCAGCTCGGCTGACATTATATTTATGTGCCGTTAGGGATTTCGGTATCAGCGCGGGGGAAATTGTTGTCTCAGGATTGCTACAATAACTTTAATGgcttttatgtatatatatctataCTCTACATCTGGCAAATGATCAGGGGTACATTTTTCATCAAGTGAAACTCGCATTCCGTCACCTCCTATTTAATCTTTCACAAGAAATGAAGTGATGAAAGGTTTATACAAAAAGTCAGTGAAATGAAATCCAGCAGATGAGCAAGTTCCTCCCGTTCAATCACGCACCGACGCTTTTTTTCCGCACTTTGCATTCGCTCCAAGCTCCACTGGCTGCCAAATGTACCAAAATGCAGTCATTCCTGGCCTATTCTGATAAACACCCTGCACTAATGTCATCATGAGCAAAACATCCTAAAACATTCCACATGGAACTGTTTTCCCACATgtcgcacacatacacagaggtTTCCAGAGTGCAAGAGCTTACTGACAGCttctttaggggaaaaaaaaaaaaaaatcagtgggGGTCAGTGGAGGAGCACATTAGCAGTGCACCCCGGTCTTTCCTCCCAGAATCATTAGCAGCGCTCCTCCGACCACCTGTCTGTGCCCCGGGGCTGACTCAGGGGGTGAATGGCCAATCGTTTCACCTCTTGTGCCCTTCAAAGGCTTGGCGGAGGAAACAGAAGCTTGCCGTGTGCCCTTCTGGACTCTTACACTCCATTAATAAATACCTCTGAAGCAGTTAAACATACGAGCTCTGGTCCTTCATGGATGAGCAGCTCTGCAGTGCATCGGGAAACGTTTACAGTCTCTCCGAAACCATTTACAGTTCAGAGGAACCTGAAAAGATGCTTTTCTgattttatcacatttttttaacttatatAGAAGAAATAGTATTCAGTTATCAGAAAAGAAGACTTCCTGACAAAGGGGAAGGATTCGCAACATTAAAGTTGTACATGTGCTCTTCTGGTAGCGGTTACTCTCGCATAGTGCCAAGTTTCTCCAGGTGATCTCTGACCTGTGGACTCGCAAGCCTCGGATCTCCAAGCCAACATGGATCAAGTTTCCTGGACCACTGTCTCCTTGGACCACAAACTAGTAGGGGCTGCTTATTATTAAACCGCAGTCACGCCAAACGTCTGTCTTGCTGTTTTCTTACtatcgggaaaaaaaaaaaagccatgctGCAAACGAACATAAAACTTTTTGTCGCAAAACTCGTTTTTTCGTCCCCGGTTTCTGCCAGGATTACATTCTGAGAAACGATGCTTCACATCAATCACATT is part of the Clarias gariepinus isolate MV-2021 ecotype Netherlands chromosome 15, CGAR_prim_01v2, whole genome shotgun sequence genome and harbors:
- the LOC128543318 gene encoding zinc finger protein 609-like isoform X2, with the translated sequence MSLSGGTAGGKGVDSNAVDPYDSGDEWDIGVGNLIIDLEADLEKDKLEMSGSKDAGGMAAPPSAVAALADNIKFVSPVGAPQGKESKSKSKRNKNSKDSSTKSPAGDGVKKEHQGRTQVEVTGTTGNSGGAGNNVPGKGMEKGGKAQRGVPNSKKDKEVSSGKSKKEKNEGAVAVVAIEKEVAANAQALGNNTRSAPFDSTPNVDMAVTEPHGNNTLESVGIVPLSIKSEPEDMDNGECRALKKVKNEKMESPVSTPAPPPLHLLASVGNSDIASPCEQLMVRTRSVAVNTSDVALSTEPECLGPCEPGTSVNLEGIVWQETEDGMLVVNVTWRNKTYVGTLLDCTRHDWAPPRFCESPTSDLEIRPGRGRGKRMRPNSNTPVNENSNSSDNKGSNSSKTRAGSNSKARRVSQNSSERRTPPNSNTEDVKASPSSASKRKNKPVSDMEPNSSSEDTKGNKRMRTNSNSVVTSGLSIPTIKSECLPPPLDRNCPSPVLIDCPYPNCNKKYKHINGLKYHQAHAHNDINIKLDMDGDSEYGDESSLHPEPASCNGASVSQKGSLSPARSVTPKGRGFDAHSSSPSPGKFGSKPKKKNGEADSEACGIPMDGLEDGPSLTDDASNDGMEDKKSKKSKPDKLAQKNMKSSRPMGSGMPSQQMYSLQPTSFSSGSPNHHPGMSSMIQGIPKSPQLKGIQPKPGVPGDSSPMNQVLGSSKDKKKKDKKKKEAGKEGDSPKPSGKSGKAEEGKSPYSESSDPGSRSEGHLNGSSDLHQSRLASIKAEADKIYSFTDNAPSPSIGVASRMDSSGQPLTPLHVVTQNGADSSSVKTNSPAYSDISDAGEDGEGKVEGLKTKVEDQSVREGAKKALFPSQAANKESPYYANYDNYYSPNYTHPSPGGASTGGTLPDAQTIKVKKEEEQDLSEDKAKPEFQEERKPDAAPSQPQQQQQQQQQQQQQQASVIQQRPNMYMQPIYYSQYYVPPYGYHDQMYHNHLMNTNPAYRQQYEERQRVMAEQHRAAKTEAGIKEREASMKDEWKQKGPVPPGLTKAPSLSDLGKPQVPSKQRDSSSEPVKSVIIPKGEEAKLQPQQAEGLKVKLSEGGHHGKDDANKPGVESARPSMEQSVWYRQYPENQRQVEEERERDRERRSKDERSRTKESSAKEESKESSDRSSAPTSEDYRGSGKDPRSNAHMPFSSALTQQQPYMHYMHGYSYGQGYDPNHPGYRGMPSVMMQNYPGLPSSAIVASQQAAAPSLYPPARR
- the LOC128543318 gene encoding zinc finger protein 609-like isoform X1; the protein is MSLSGGTAGGKGVDSNAVDPYDSGDEWDIGVGNLIIDLEADLEKDKLEMSGSKDAGGMAAPPSAVAALADNIKFVSPVGAPQGKESKSKSKRNKNSKDSSTKSPAGDGVKKEHQGRTQVEVTGTTGNSGGAGNNVPGKGMEKGGKAQRGVPNSKKDKEVSSGKSKKEKNEGAVAVVAIEKEVAANAQALGNNTRSAPFDSTPNVDMAVTEPHGNNTLESVGIVPLSIKSEPEDMDNGECRALKKVKNEKMESPVSTPAPPPLHLLASVGNSDIASPCEQLMVRTRSVAVNTSDVALSTEPECLGPCEPGTSVNLEGIVWQETEDGMLVVNVTWRNKTYVGTLLDCTRHDWAPPRFCESPTSDLEIRPGRGRGKRMRPNSNTPVNENSNSSDNKGSNSSKTRAGSNSKARRVSQNSSERRTPPNSNTEDVKASPSSASKRKNKPVSDMEPNSSSEDTKGNKRMRTNSNSVVTSGLSIPTIKSECLPPPLDRNCPSPVLIDCPYPNCNKKYKHINGLKYHQAHAHNDINIKLDMDGDSEYGDESSLHPEPASCNGASVSQKGSLSPARSVTPKGRGFDAHSSSPSPGKFGSKPKKKNGEADSEACGIPMDGLEDGPSLTDDASNDGMEDKKSKKSKPDKLAQKNMKSSRPMGSGMPSQQMYSLQPTSFSSGSPNHHPGMSSMIQGIPKSPQLKGIQPKPGVPGDSSPMNQVLGSSKDKKKKDKKKKEAGKEGDSPKPSGKSGKAEEGKSPYSESSDPGSRSEGHLNGSSDLHQSRLASIKAEADKIYSFTDNAPSPSIGVASRMDSSGQPLTPLHVVTQNGADSSSVKTNSPAYSDISDAGEDGEGKVEGLKTKVEDQSVREGAKKALFPSQAANKESPYYANYDNYYSPNYTHPSPGGASTGGTLPDAQTIKVKKEEEQDLSEDKAKPEFQEERKPDAAPSQPQQQQQQQQQQQQQQASVIQQRPNMYMQPIYYSQYYVPPYGYHDQMYHNHLMNTNPAYRQQYEERQRVMAEQHRAAKTEAGIKEREASMKDEWKQKGPVPPGLTKAPSLSDLGKPQVPSKQRDSSSEPVKSVIIPKGEEAKLQPQQAEGLKVKLSEGGHHGKDDANKPGVESARPSMEQSVWYRQYPENQRQVEEERERDRERRSKDERSRTKESSAKEESKESSDRSSAPTSEDYRGSGKDPRSNAHMPFSSALTQQQPYMHYMHGYSYGQGYDPNHPGYRGMPSVMMQNYPGSYLPAGYSFPPYSSKMGGGEEGEKSRSSPTVSSKSSSEAKALDILHQHANQYKSKSPTVSDRAAHERDRAAAEREREREREREREMDRPRSSPSQRIMQSHHHLGFPLVPGQYDLTYTTGLPSSAIVASQQAAAPSLYPPARR